Part of the Chanos chanos chromosome 5, fChaCha1.1, whole genome shotgun sequence genome, tatatatatatatttttttttctttttaccattAAGTAgtttataaaatgttttgggttttgctCTGTGACTTGTATTGTGTCGTGTGTCCTCATGGTGGCACTgcagtctgattttttttttttttcttacctttttgGTCCACAGGCCACGGCTGCCGCTGCACAGGCCAACCTGCTGAGAcagcaggaggagctggagaggaAGGCTGCAGAGCTAGACCGCAGAGAACAAGAACTGCAGAACAGAGGAGCCGCCGCTGGTACTGGTACTGTAACGCAGTTTTATTAGCATTAACACGGCTCTCTAAAGCCCCGCGCTGCCACGGCCGACTGCACCAACACCGCTTTCTGAGAATTCACAGTTACAGGAGCCACAAGTCCCCGGTTAACAAAGCAGAAGGCCGAGTTCTCATGTGTAACAATTACAGGAGCAAGGGCTCCCTTTGCAACACAGTTATAGGAACATGTAACTTTATTTATCATAGCATTCTGAGTAAAACTGGcctctcactcacccacacccTACTATTAACATCAAAATATATATAGAGTACAGTCACATACACTGATATAACATCCAGTGTTTTCTGGAGATGTGGAGCCTTCCCACAGTGTTTTGACCTTTTTCGGTGCTGAACTTTCCACATATGCTGTATTAAGACACACCCTGGATtgaatgatttgttttacaGCTGCCATAATTTGTCTCTCTAGGCAGAGAAAACAATTGGCCGCCTCTCCCTAGGAGCTTTCCCATAAAGCCATGCTTCTACCAGGACTTTTCTGAGGAAATCCCAGTGGAGCACCAGAGGTTGTGCAAGATGCTGTACTACCTGTGGATGTGTAAGTAGAAGCTCTGCTTGTTGTAAATATAGAGTTGTAGTATAGTTGCAGCCTCTGTTAACTTTTCTTCAGAATTTATGGTTTTGAATTTGATGTTACTGCCTACAGCAAAAACGACCACaaaaagtgaataaaatgaGAGAGTTAAACCATTAAATTGTTTATTAGTTCTGAAATGTTGACACCCCTGGTCCTTATTAACgactgtgtgggtgtatgtcCTCTcgaagaaaagaggaaaaatgatttTCCATGGAGATTGTTTGGTCATCATGCTTTTTATGATCTCTCTGCACATCATTGCCTCTATTTAGTCAGAGTCATTGTTCACTTTATTTCACGGAGTGTTGGCTCAATAAACAGTGAGTCTCCAGCCATTAGTTCACCCCATTGTTAAGTCCCTAAAATCCCTGTCTACACATAATGCCTCTTGTCCTGTCCTCGTAACGGTACTGCTAAGATACATTTAGCTCATGAAACGCTGGAAAATAGTTTCTAACAAGTGCTGAACCAAACTGGAATTGCAGTTAGGACAATGCGGACCCTGTGAAAGGGTTCGCGAGCAGGGCCCACGTTTTATGTACATCTGTCAGCCTCAGGATCACTGCCGTACCAGTCCCTTAATGCTTCCCTTTGAGTAGACCctgttagcaaaaaaaaagaggaagaacaggaAACTGCGTAATTTATGTTGTACGCCATAAGCCCATCACcagccctgtgtgtttgtatgcaagACTCTTCAAACCcgatacattctctctctctctctctctctctctctctcttttctctctctctctctctctctctctagtccaCTGTGTGACATTGTTTCTGAACCTGCTGGCTTGTCTGGCTGCCTTCACCACTAACTCAAACAATGGCGTGGACTTTGGCCTTTCAATCCTCTGGTTTGTCCTCTTCAGCCCATGCTCCTTCCTCTGCTGGTTCAGACCTGCCTACAAGGCCTTCAGGTGAGTCTCATATCTCAACAGAGGCTCTATTGTCTTATTTATCCTTTCCCCTGCAAAGACTCCATAATCTTATCTCTCGTTTCCTACAGAATCAATTTAAGATTGTGTCTGAGCTATGAAGTGTTCTCTAATCGTAACAGTAGGACACAGAGCTAGACACAAGGAATTAGAGGATATATTAACCACTAAATATTGTCACAGTAATGGCTAGAGAGcctgagaggctgagagagcaTCAAGACAAGCCCGGTGAATTCACAGAACTCCTCTTTATGTGGGTCGACTGAAACATTGTCTCTTTGTCATATAAAGAGTCAGATTAAAGCATTGTCCAAAATGAGGATATGAAAATGGACTTTGTCTTGTCGTTTATAGGTTTTTAGAGGATATGCTTACGTTGTATTAACTTTGGAACTATGTCTCTCTGAAAATGCATAGTCGGTAATGGTCAGTAAGTATATTACAATGTTTTGTTCAAGTTTAGTGGACTTTAGAATCTCTCATCtatcttttgtttcttttcccttgTAGGTCTGACAGCTCCTTCAATTTCTTTTTCTACTTCttcgtttttttcttccaaataGCCGTGTTTGTTATTCAGACTGTTGGCATTCCTGGCTGGGGAAACAGGTGAGTGTGGTGCATCTCTGAAATACTGATCGAAGAACACAGCAACATTAGCCTGCACACACTGTACTCACTTTGATTCCGTGTgcctgggtgagtgtgtgtccgtATGCGAGCAGTTggagtcgtgtgtgtgtgtgtgtgtgtgtgtgtgtgtgtgtgtgtgtgagcgagctcTCTTCAGCCTTCCAATGCTCTTTTTCTgctctgcttttcctctcttctcttctcctgccATCTGTGTGACAGAGGTCCTTCTGCAGCTTAGCGCTCTGATCTTTGCCTCTTGATGACTCCTCTGTAAGTGTTTGGCCCTGTATATGCTAGTACGACAATGCATTTGAactccttcttttcttttttttttggtttgtttggcaCACAGCTCTCAGTCTCGCATTCCATTAGCCGTTCAGGACGATGCCCACAAAGCaaattgttttattctgtgacaGAAAATAGCACAAAATGGACAAATTGAATTTTTACTCAGCAGTCATCAGACTGTCCTCTTGTGCATTTTATCAGTAGTCTAAATCAAGCAGCTTTTTGATTCAAGCGATTGTGGCatgaaattggatttttttttttcccctcccgcTCAAGTACAGCTTTTATCCTTTTCACTTCTATGTCCATATCATACCCCTGTGTATTTGATatcctattttttttcccttctttctgtctttctttgttctcaTACGTGACTTCATACATGCATCTCCCTCTCACAGTGAAAATCAAATTAAGGGTATACTCCATTAGAACTCCAGTGTGAAGTCATAGCTAAtgctatgtgtgttttttggggggggattgCAGTGGTTGGATTGCTGCCATGGCTCACTTCTCTGGGGACCATAAGGCTGTGGGGATAGTGATGATGGTCGTGGCCGTGTTCTTCACAGTCTGCGCTGCGCTGTCCGTCGTCTTACTGAAGATGGTGAGCATTCTTAAAGGAATCAGAACTGTATATTTACGCACGGCAAAACTACGtctgtcattttacatttatgcTCATGGTCACGGGCTGCAGACTGTCCACGCACCTCCATTTTAAGACAATGATGTCTGTAGTCTTTTTAACATAATATTGGGATAATAGGCCATAGGTCCTATGTTGGTAATGTAATAGTTGGACTGGATTAGTAGATTAGACTGTGTTAAGGCTTGCTCTGATATCTGCAGCACAAAGCATGACTAAATGATTAGAACGGTCATACGGCGCTCCTCACGGATCACAGTGACTACACAGCTCTTTTAGTGACAGGCATTTTAGCACTTTCACATCAGCTCTCCTGTGCTTTCTTATAGACAGCAGAAGTTTAGTTTAGATAAATATGCATTTGTCTGCATTATGTCATTTTATACAGTGATGTAGCAGCAGTGTAAAACAATGTTAACCAAAGCCAGTCTCAAGGACCACCAGACATTTTACCTGTAACCCAGTACCAACACACCCATTTCATCTGAGCAGCACCAGGCTCTTTAATGCACCGAATCTTGAGTTTTAGTACTGTCCTGAGGGTCTCCAGCACTGACTGCAGGAACAGCGGCACAGAGCGCATAAAGCTAATGGACAGCACAATGAAATCTTCAGAACCAAAACTTGTGGAAAGTTCCAAAACTCGTTTTATATATATGAAGAGTTCTGGAActtttatatataaaatcatcATTTATTCAATGCTTGATAGGATAAAATGGTATTAAGGGCAGTGTAATGTAGCGTGTCTGGCTGATGGAAGGAACAGGTGCACAGGTAAGTGTCGCAAGAAAGGTGATATCTTTTTATTCTGCTGGCAGGTGaacagcaaaaggaaaaaaacaaaaacaaaataaaataaaaaaaaacaaacaacacaggactGATCACAAAGTAATAGAAtctgaaaatgacaaagaactCGTCTTGGCATTCATTTTACGCAcacaccgcacactctcacgCCAGAGCAGCCTCTCCCCACACGGAGAAATGATGCAGCGCGTAGTATGCAtttagagaggggggggttgggaAGGTGGGAACAGTGGTTTGAGAACTGACTGTGAGGATTGTTTGGTAGGTGCACTCTCACTACCGCCACACCGGTGCCAGCTTCCAGAAGGCCCAGCAGGAGTTCTCGCAAGGCGTGATGTCCAACAGAGCTTTCCAAAGTGCTGCATCCACAGCAGTCTCCTCCGCCGCTCAGAGCAGCTTCCAGAGGAACTAGAGCCCAGCTGCAGCGGGCCACGGCCAGACATCGCCATCTGCACCGCAGTCAATCGGATCCAAAGAGCTCAGCTCCACAAACACCTGGGTGCTTCGGTGGCTGCTTTAGGGCTATGGATCTAAACCAAATCAGCTTTGGGCAAATGACTGCTAAACCTCACCTTTGGAATTTCATCCATTTTGTGTAACTATAGGTATGAAGTTAAAATGCTCACagttatgtgtatatttgtatgtatgtttttgtctcctttttttttttttttctttttgctacCTGCTAATGCTGTATGTGTTCTAATTGTAATTTGTCCCATTTCGCTGCTTCATGGAAGGTACGGGACTTGGAAAAAAACCGTCTAAATATGTGGAATTGAAGAAAATTGCAGTTCTAAAAGATATGTGAGGTTAGACTTAGCATTTACTTAACATGAAACTTGCTTAGACATGGTTGACAGTGCCATTAAGTGCAGAATTGATAATTAATATACAAATTAATGACCTCAAAATTATGTGCCTTCTTTAATATTAAGAGTTGCCCTCAGATCAGtttatatatttgcatataaatgatctggtgtgtgtgtatatatatatatatatatatatatatatatatatatatatatatatatatatgtatgtataatttttttttttttttttggtaaatttgCCTTATGCATCAAGCGTGCCTTCATGACAGAGCATGGATACACAGTGATGCAGTAAGCATCTGAAATTATGAGATTGAATTAAAAGTTGTCCAGCAAATGTTACACTTATAGAATTAAGTCCTGTTCCATGCAAATGTTTGACTTATTGATGaaggatgctttttttttcccctagaaCTTGACTTTATGCCTCTGCCTTAGCACTTACACAAGTCTCCGTGAGCATATGAAAACCAAGACTAAAGTGAGCTGAGGTCTCGTGAGAATAAACATCAGAAAGTTAAAAATTAGATCGTTATTATGGCCATATTGATTGATTTATGATTAGTGTAGGTTAGAGAACTGTTGCTGTCACGAAAAATTCATTGACGCCTCTACATGCAGAGAAGTGTATTTACATAAGGTTTTTTGCACCTTACTCAAGTGAGAAGTTTAAGTACAGTTGACTACATAGGGTTGAATAACTTAAGACAGTTTATAAATAGTGTTGATAGAAGTTACATGAACTGATCattcttttaaaacaataattGTCATCGATatgatttttccattttcattgtGCGATTCCATGTATTTCAacttaataaatattttaccaaaagttttttttttgtttgttttttgagcaaattaataaatacagtttttgaTTTAAACTTTATCTCTGACTCTTGACCTCTGGTTCTAACATTCCTTTTGGTATTAAACTTTTGATATTAACATGGCATTAAAATGCATCCATGGGGGCTTCAAAGAGTATTCATCTTTCCTGAAGAactgtaattttgtgtgtgtgtgtgtgttactactATTAATTTAATGTACTCACTCAGTGCATTCCCTGATTCAATGCACCACACTCAAACAGTCAGAGGTGCAAAACAGGTTTTATTGTGTAGCAAAACATTAAGCACTGAACTATGCACTGATGTATTCAGCCAAACCCATAACACAATACTTTGCAGTTTCCAGTGATGGCAATAATAATTGTAAGTTTTCTGAGTTATGTCTGCATTAGATAAAAAGGATGGGCCTCTTAAGAGATGGTGGCCCCGTTGATACTTTCTCCCATCACAGCTCTGgatttcttccattttgttGTTTACTCATTCTTTCTCACAATGGTTGCTGAATTTGGACAGACACCATGTGCTCAGAAAAGCCTGCGTGCTTCTGTATTTATCCCTCTTCTTAGTGATGAATTTGACCCTGGAATTTTTAATATCTTATACTTGCCCACCCAATCCCTACAgctctgtgcccccccccccccccgcccctgcACCCCCCTCCCTTCATAGTGGTCGATTAAGCTATGGGACTGGATTTCTGCTGAAAGCAAAAGTCTCAGTTTCACAGACCACGCGTGTACTCCACACAAGAGTCATAGTGGCTTCCCAACTGGACACTGGATCTTTCTGAACACGGTGCGACAAATCATGGGGCTGAAGAATCCTTataattttctttcagtttatcattttcagtttcCTATTACTTCCTATTAATTTTCTAAACTTTACCAGAGAAGTTATTCCACTTTAGAGAGGTACACGTgctgaaaaggagagaaaaaattaCGTGGAAATCTATTTCTGAATTTGCAACATGGCATGATGTAATCCCTCTATAATGAGACAACGTAATACTTTCTAAGGGTTCTATGTTTTGTGTAAAGTCAATTCATCCAAATAAAATCCTTAATTCAGAGCTTTCCACTTCAGAAATTTATCCAAATTAGTTCATCATTGAGGAGGTGGAAAAAATTATGATGAAGGCCCTactggtggatttttttttaactataaaagGTTTGGAATTAAAACCTGTGTGACAATGGCCTGGAGGTAATGTCACAACATGTGTTTTCCATTATTGCCTCTTTTGGAAAACCCATCATGTCctatacagagaaaaacaagtcTGAATATGcaagaaataatattttttctcaCCTGATAACAAAAATTACACTTGCCTTCCAATTTTATTTCAAAGTAAAAGAAATTACCTTTAAATAAAAGTTATAATTAAAAATCTACCGACTTTTCTGTATGACAGTATTGTTACATACGTTTTATACCAGACATGACATCAGCAATCTTtgcagactttaaaaaaaaaaaagtgcaaatgagGTTT contains:
- the scamp2 gene encoding secretory carrier-associated membrane protein 2 isoform X3 — its product is MSEFDSNPFENPVDVNPFQDPSVTQVTNSGADQITQFNPFADSTATGTTIPASAAPSQPAVLQPSVEPSPQATAAAAQANLLRQQEELERKAAELDRREQELQNRGAAAGRENNWPPLPRSFPIKPCFYQDFSEEIPVEHQRLCKMLYYLWMFHCVTLFLNLLACLAAFTTNSNNGVDFGLSILWFVLFSPCSFLCWFRPAYKAFRSDSSFNFFFYFFVFFFQIAVFVIQTVGIPGWGNSGWIAAMAHFSGDHKAVGIVMMVVAVFFTVCAALSVVLLKMVHSHYRHTGASFQKAQQEFSQGVMSNRAFQSAASTAVSSAAQSSFQRN
- the scamp2 gene encoding secretory carrier-associated membrane protein 2 isoform X1 — its product is MSEFDSNPFENPVDVNPFQDPSVTQVTNSGADQITQFNPFADSTANNQTGTTIPASAAPSQPAVLQPSVEPSPQATAAAAQANLLRQQEELERKAAELDRREQELQNRGAAAGTGRENNWPPLPRSFPIKPCFYQDFSEEIPVEHQRLCKMLYYLWMFHCVTLFLNLLACLAAFTTNSNNGVDFGLSILWFVLFSPCSFLCWFRPAYKAFRSDSSFNFFFYFFVFFFQIAVFVIQTVGIPGWGNSGWIAAMAHFSGDHKAVGIVMMVVAVFFTVCAALSVVLLKMVHSHYRHTGASFQKAQQEFSQGVMSNRAFQSAASTAVSSAAQSSFQRN
- the scamp2 gene encoding secretory carrier-associated membrane protein 2 isoform X2, encoding MSEFDSNPFENPVDVNPFQDPSVTQVTNSGADQITQFNPFADSTTGTTIPASAAPSQPAVLQPSVEPSPQATAAAAQANLLRQQEELERKAAELDRREQELQNRGAAAGTGTVTQIHSRENNWPPLPRSFPIKPCFYQDFSEEIPVEHQRLCKMLYYLWMFHCVTLFLNLLACLAAFTTNSNNGVDFGLSILWFVLFSPCSFLCWFRPAYKAFRSDSSFNFFFYFFVFFFQIAVFVIQTVGIPGWGNSGWIAAMAHFSGDHKAVGIVMMVVAVFFTVCAALSVVLLKMVHSHYRHTGASFQKAQQEFSQGVMSNRAFQSAASTAVSSAAQSSFQRN
- the scamp2 gene encoding secretory carrier-associated membrane protein 2 isoform X4, translated to MSEFDSNPFENPVDVNPFQDPSVTQVTNSGADQITQFNPFADSTTGTTIPASAAPSQPAVLQPSVEPSPQATAAAAQANLLRQQEELERKAAELDRREQELQNRGAAAGRENNWPPLPRSFPIKPCFYQDFSEEIPVEHQRLCKMLYYLWMFHCVTLFLNLLACLAAFTTNSNNGVDFGLSILWFVLFSPCSFLCWFRPAYKAFRSDSSFNFFFYFFVFFFQIAVFVIQTVGIPGWGNSGWIAAMAHFSGDHKAVGIVMMVVAVFFTVCAALSVVLLKMVHSHYRHTGASFQKAQQEFSQGVMSNRAFQSAASTAVSSAAQSSFQRN